The genomic segment CTCAGAACCTGACACTCGACGGTCTCCGGTTCCATCTGGTCCATGCCACTCCACGCGACCCGATGGACGAATACCTGGCGTCCGATCCATTGGGTTGGGAAAAGCGTCTCGAAAGCATTGAGGCCGACTTTGTCTGCGTCGGCCATACTCATATCCCGTTTCATCTGAAGCTTAGTCGCTGCCAGTTGCTGAACCCGGGCAGCATCGGACAACCGCGCGATGGCGACCCACGCGCCGCCTATGCCATCATTCAGGACGGACACGTCGAGCTCAAACGAGTTGATTACGACGTTGAGGCAGCCGTGGCGCAAATCGAGCAGAGTGGATTGGAGCCGGAACTTGTCGAACTTGCGTCTCAAGTCCTGCGTACCGGTGGTCGCGGCCCAAAACCGACGTAACCCGCCTTTGAAGAGTGATGTTCAACGACTTCTGCCACTCTGGTCCAGAGTGTGGTTGGTTTTCCTCCACAATTCGTGACGAGACGGGGCGCTCCACGGGGCCGTCTGACGAATCCTTCAAGCCACGCGAGGTTGAGAGTGCTCCAATCAGCGGAGTCCCGTCCGCGAGGAAAAGATTCCAGACTGACTGAGGCTCTGATTGTCCAGCAAATTGCCAATCGTCGATGAATACGATTCGAATAAGACTCGGATGTCGTCGCGCGCTGCAAAATAGGCTTCGATGACGCGGGGATCCCATTGTTCGCCGGCGCCGCGGTGGAAGATCTCTTCCACTTTCTCCAGAGGCATCCCTTTTCGATACGGTCGATCCGTCACCATCGCATCGTAACTGTCCGCGACCGAGATGATGCGTGCCATCAGCGGAATGTCCTCGCCACGAAGCTGATCGGGATAGCCCGAGCCGTTGTAGGCTTCGTGATGATTCCGCACACCTGGCAGAATCGACTTCAGATTCTTCAATTGCTGCAGAATCTGATGGCCTATCAGGGGATGCTGCTGAATCTGTGCGAATTCGCTGATTGTCAGTCGGCCGGGCTTCGACAGAATGCGATCGTCGACACCGATCTTTCCAAGGTCGTGCAGAAGGCTTGAGAGATAGATGTCGTCCAGATCGCTGTCCGCCAGATGAAGCTCCATCCCAATTCGACGTGCGATGAGTGCCACGCGTTCGCTGTGTCCACGCGTGTGTCGGTCTTTTGCGTCAAGTGACGAGACGAGTGATCGCACGAAACTCAGTAGCAGGTCATCGTGCTCGTCGAACAGCCGAATATTTTGGGCGTGTGTTCCCAAAATCGTGGCAATCGATCCGACCAGGCTCGCTTCCGCCATTTCAAAGTCCGTTCCGCCACGCAAATTGCACGCGACAATCCAGCCATAGCGGTGGGCGTCATCCCCAATCGAGGCGATCACCAGATTCTTCAGTCCGGGAAATTCCGAGCCCAGCACGGAGTGGTGCAACTTGTTGCGAACCAACGGTTGCGACCAGTCATTGTGCTCGAATCGAGCGAGCAACCGCGACAGTCCCGCATCGTCAAACGGCAATTCGCCCTGGGGCAGGAACCGACGGCCTTTCTCAATGTCCTCAAAGCAGATGACCGCACCGCCGCAGTCGATCAGGCTCTCCAGGTTTCCAAGGCACAGGCTCGCTAGCTCTTCCGTGGGACGCGACAGATGAAGGTTATGAGCCAGGACGTGAAGCAGGTTCATCTGTTCCTGTGCGTAATCCATCTGCTGCGTCAGCGATCGAACCTCCAGTTGCAACTCGGCCTCGCGATGGTCTTTCTCCAGCGTTCTGAGCGAGCACAACAGCAATCGTTCCAGAATGCGCTGCTCACAGAC from the Schlesneria paludicola DSM 18645 genome contains:
- a CDS encoding metallophosphoesterase family protein, which codes for MKILVLADIHANWFALQSIRESFDACLFLGDLVEYGVDPIPCIDWVRKNATCSIRGNHDHSVAQRVPPPTGTGFRRLAGATRQLHWDVLRPSHVKYLSQLPVTQNLTLDGLRFHLVHATPRDPMDEYLASDPLGWEKRLESIEADFVCVGHTHIPFHLKLSRCQLLNPGSIGQPRDGDPRAAYAIIQDGHVELKRVDYDVEAAVAQIEQSGLEPELVELASQVLRTGGRGPKPT
- a CDS encoding HD-GYP domain-containing protein; amino-acid sequence: MLPGELLHFVLPVPMDNRYVIEGFARGGAAPIAFALVAHLWDSRWDETQFQSWAETVPVCEQRILERLLLCSLRTLEKDHREAELQLEVRSLTQQMDYAQEQMNLLHVLAHNLHLSRPTEELASLCLGNLESLIDCGGAVICFEDIEKGRRFLPQGELPFDDAGLSRLLARFEHNDWSQPLVRNKLHHSVLGSEFPGLKNLVIASIGDDAHRYGWIVACNLRGGTDFEMAEASLVGSIATILGTHAQNIRLFDEHDDLLLSFVRSLVSSLDAKDRHTRGHSERVALIARRIGMELHLADSDLDDIYLSSLLHDLGKIGVDDRILSKPGRLTISEFAQIQQHPLIGHQILQQLKNLKSILPGVRNHHEAYNGSGYPDQLRGEDIPLMARIISVADSYDAMVTDRPYRKGMPLEKVEEIFHRGAGEQWDPRVIEAYFAARDDIRVLFESYSSTIGNLLDNQSLSQSGIFSSRTGLR